GTGAAGCACGAAGAGTCAGAAAAAAAGATTCAATATTCTATACCTGTCATAGGAATAGAAATTATTCTccaatattacaaatataacaCTAAATCactttctatatttattttagactcaatatgtataaaataatttatattatttacaaaattgtcattGCCTTTTTTCTATACTAGATGGATTTGAACATGTGTAATATGTAAGTATAAGAAAGTAATTTGTACTAGTGTATATTATTTCACATCATATTTCTGTACATAttaagttattatattatttattggaTTCTTGAATGAAATAAGTGAGAGATTCTCCCAAACAAATCATAAAAgtacttatataaaatatgaaagaaccACTTCAAATATCcttatgaaattgttgtttGCACTTAGAGTttccataatatatatatatatatatatatatatatgtttaattagttattttatcctaattttggtttagttttttcaatttaCTCCTACTTTAagaattttgttcaatttggtcctaaatTTCGAAAATATCATTCAATTAAATTCTTTTACTTAACTCCGTTAAAATTGATAACATAGCAGTGTATACGTGTCACTTTACCAATGACGTGATGCACTGCATAGTAACATGGTCGTTTATTTACTGTGACTTGGACTGTGGTGTTTAATTGAATGTGATTTAGGTTTTCGAATTGGGAGAAATTGGGAATAATTGAAACTGGATAAGGGTTCACTGATGGGAGAAAAATTGGGTAGGGTTCGTTGTTGGAAGAAAAATTTAGTTACTTAGTTTGTCTTTGTAATTCATAATCTGCTTTATCCAACAAAGCTAAACGTCAAGAATACATTATAGAGCGCACCTAAAATGATAACAAATAAAATCATGTTGCAGCATAGTCCTTCAAGGGATTCTCATGATGGAGACAAGTCATCTTGAATGCTGGTTATGCTAATATCGAATAGTCCAATGGAGCCTCCTTCACACTGTTCGTTTAGGCGCTATTCTATGGACCCTTTTGCAAGTCGTTTTTTCTGAGATTTTCATATCATCTTTTGGAAGGAACAACAACGACCCTACCCATTTTTTCTTCCACCAACAAACCCTTATCCAGTCTCAATTATTCCCAATTTCCCCCAATTCAGAAACCTAAATCGCATTCAATTAAACACCACAGTCCaagtgataataaataaatggtcACGTCAGTGTATAATGTACCACGTCATTGAAAAAATAACACGTATACACTGTTTTGTTATCAATTTTaacagaattaaataaaaaaatttaattgaataatattttcaaaatttaggatcaaattaaataaaaattttaaaataggatcaaattgaaaaaattaaatgaaaattaaaatcgaATGACTATTTAAACCCTATATATAGgttattgttttattagttGTAATTGTGGAAATAAATCTATGAAGTTTCTTTacattcaaaatgaaaagaaatccATGGAAGAGTCGGAGACCCACAAGCAGATTGAGAGGgggaaggagagaaaaatataataatgataataataattgttttatttattaattatagtttGCAATGGGAGAGAAAGGAAAAAGGGAAAGGCCAACCTTTTCCTTTCATTGAGAAAAGGACATGGCCCCACTTgcattgtatatttttttcctcttttgttTGAACTTTTTATCACCTTTGCTTATGTCACATTAGCTACAcactctctctcacacacacaccatTTGcattattcttcttttcttttcatatctCATCTACATTTATCCATCTTCTATCTTCCTATTCCTTTCTATCTCAACTTCTCAACACAACACACGGCAGAGCAGAAGACAGAAGAGGGGAGAGAGAAAGACACACAAAAAGTAAGAGAGAGAAAGGGCCTGTTGTTCTCTTCAAAAAGTTCGCTGCTTCTAGTTCCAGCACTCTTTCTTTGCTTTTAAGTTTTGcagagatataaaaaaatatttttttttgaaaaagcaaCACCCTTTTTTTGCTTACTGATCTTGTTCTCTTTGTCTTCCTTGCCATCAGGTAATTTTCTTCACTTCTGCTTTCTCGTATAGTATAGCGTGAAAACCCACGTTTTTGtctgtgaattttttttaaagttcatGTTTTTCTTGGGATTAAGGCAGTGAAAGACGTTGAGAATTTGAAGAGACtggtaatttttttagtatgttGTGATTCGTTATTTGATTCTccttttgattttttgtttatttgggTATAAGATTCTGTGTCAGTTGATTCATGTTTGTGgaatttttgttgtttattggTATTATTTTGAAAGAAAGAGTTTGTATTGTATGATTTTGTTGTGATGAAGGTGAAGATATTTTGTTGGAATTAATTTTTCCTAATGGGTTGTGCATGTTCAGATTGATCTATTGTGAGAGGGGGAAGAGGAAAAAGTGTAAAGATAGATGGGTTATATATGTGATTTTTGTGGAGAGCAGAGATCCATGGTGTACTGCCGTTCTGATGCTGCGTGCTTATGTTTGTCTTGTGATCGGAGTGTGCATTCTGCTAATGCCCTTTCCAGGCGTCATTCACGAACCCTTTTGTGCGAGAGATGCAATTCACAAGCTGCCTTTGTGAGGTGTGTTGAGGAGAAAATTTCAGTGTGTCAGAATTGTGATTGGTTGGGTGACGGAGTGTCTACATCTTGGACACATAAGAGACAGGGAATCAGTTGCTACTCCGGCTGCCCTTCAGCCGCGGAACTGTCTTCAATATGGTCATTTGTGTTGGATATCCCTTCCATCAGGGAGTGTACTACATGCGAGCAAGAACTAGGCTTAATGAGTATTAATGAGAACAGCGAGAGTGTTGGAGTTGCTACCAATGAAAAATGCCCTGCATTATGTTGTGAAGATTTTGACATGGATGAAGTGGATCTAAATATTGAGAAGTATGAAGAACTTTTTGGTTCCGAAGAGCTATTTGAAAACGGCGGAATTGATAGTTTGTTTGGGACAAAGGACATGTCTGCCGAGGTGAATGCTTGCAGCAACGCAGCATCTGCAGATTCGATTTTGAGTACTAAAACGGAACCGATTGTTTGTTTTTCTGGGATTACCGGAGACTATCAAGACTGCGGGGCTTCTTCTTCCATGGTTTTGATGGGAGAACATCCTTGTCCTGACAATTCCCTACACTCTGCCAACCGCACCAATGCTGTCTTGCGTTACAAGGAAAAGAAGAAGGCGCGAAAGTAAGTCATCCACTGCCTCAATTTCCTTTCCTctgctttcttttctttcaaggATTTCTTTCAATCCACATCTTTTTTTAGGTTCGATAAACAAGTTCGGTATGCCTCTCGCAAGGCCAGGGCCGACGTCAGAAGGCGTGTCAAGGGCCGCTTTGTGAAAGCCGACTATGACCCTTTGACCACAACCAGAAGCTGCTGAGATTACAACTTTTAACCATGCATTCTTTCTCCCTCACCCTTCTAACCATACTTCAATCTTTCTGATTTCATCATGTAAAGTGCCTCGGTTCAACATTGTAAATTCTATTATCTCTCTTCTTCTTGCCTTTCACATCTATACCACACAATTTAGATGTATAATTTTTCTCAACTCTTTTCATGTAAATACACAATATTTGTATATTCAATGTCCCATGTATATAGACTAGGATACTACGCAGCTTATATTCTATTCAACGTCTACCAATACACCATTTCTGTCTCACTTCCTATTCCACAACTTTCTTTAATGTATGCTCAATTAATTTTGGTCTTTTTCTCATTTATCTGCTCGGGGAATGTTCATGCTCAAGTTTATTCAAACAAAATCTAGACAATAATAAACTTTTAGAGTCGGACATTGTGTTATTGTTTAATGTACTTTAATGTTCTTTTGTTTTCGATCCGATTTCAAagaaatctaaaaaattaacaaaagtaaGAGTTGTTTTCCGTTTTTTTTCCCTAATATTCTCTAAATGCAAAGGaaaacaacttgaaactaaaatgacatttttataattcaaaagtgaaaaaattaaaagtacaaGTAGATGTAACATTTTAAATACAATACATCTAGCCATATGACGTGTATTTCTTTACCACACCTTTCAAATCGagatgaaatgattttttttttctgaagaaagtaaagaaagttttcctataatataaattcttaaaaaataataaataattttgttaaaataaaaaatttaaataattatatattccaCCACGTTCCTTCCTGTCTATTCTTTCGGCTTGATTTTGCTCTATTTCACTTTTTAATTCCTTTTTGTTGAACTAGGttaatcttattaaaattaataaaagaatttgtaCGTTACCTAATAATATTGTTGACACCTTCCAACAATAAGTAGCACAACTTTTCTGGCAagattttaattcttttaatggAATGGGAATTAAGGAGTGATTTATTTGTACAAACTTCTTCACTGACATTTctactaaaaaaatgaaatgagttTTAGGATAAATTAAACCAATTTGCACAAGTTTTtctatgaaaaattaaaagaaaaggaaaaaaaaagaaaatgattgacttatttataattgaatattaatttatgtataagtTAACTTGTAAAAGTTTTCtcacatatatatttttcaatttattcccgaactaattttaacttttaaagaaattaatttcgtttctctttttttcttccataCTTTATCTCTTAAAAGTCTTTACGGAGAAAATCAACTAGACAtagtaacttttattttatgcataagtttatttatttatttatttataatttctttcggCCCAACCAGAATAAGATTGGATCAGAACCATAAAAGCTAATAAGCTTTTTGCTTCTTGCACCCTTAATTATACTCAGCACCTttgtaaattcaaaattttcaaatttgtccTATAGACTATACAAAACTGttgaaaatatttacttgataactttttttatttaaattagttttttaagaaatgattcagttttagaaattaattattattttagattaagattgagatattgtaaatattttatatttgatattttattatattttgcttATATGTATAGGAtacatcaataaaatacaacaacaaatcCTTCCATATAACATACCTCTTATATATTTCATACCTCTCATATTTCCAAATACCCTAAAATTCACAATAGTGGTATTAGCGTCATTGTTCTTACGACCtctagaatggaagaaaatattttacaagtCGTTATTCCACCCTTTGATGATGAAAGTTATGATATATGGGTTGTAAGAATGCAAACTTATTTAGAGGACTAGATTTATAGGAAGTCGTGGAGGGAGATGATGTTCTCTTGTCTGAAAATCCCACCATGGCTCAAATAAAAAtgcacaagaaaaaaaaaagacaagaaaggcaaaggcaaagttaaacaaattgttgggtattgtctataagataaaattgttggaAAATGAGCTTCTAGATTCCAGACTCGTTGAGAAAGGTTTTGGGATGGTGTCAGAGAGATATGAAACATTTATGACTTCCttgaaaaacacaaaagatTTGTCTATTATCACTTTGACAAAGGTGATACATGCCTTACAAGTACAAGAATAACAAAGATTAATGAGAGGAGATCATGCGATTGAAGGTGTTTTTCTTCACATGGAAGAGAAGGTTTTCATagtaaaaaaatcacaaaaagagTAAATACAACGACACACAAGTTTTTCCATCTTGTCCCTGTTTCAAGAAAACAGGTCATCAACCCAAATTGTGTTGGTGAAGACCAAATGTAAAATGTCACAAATGCGGTCAAGTGGGACATGTGGAAAAGGTATACAAATCTCAAGATCTTCAAGAAAATGTCAAGATTGTAGAACAATGAATAAGAGGAGAAACTATTTTTTACAACATCATGTCACAACCAACAAATCTAGATGGTGGTTGTAGAAACCACATGACTCATGATCGAGAAAATTTTAAGGAGCTCaacaaattagatatttttaaagtaagaaTTGAGAATGGAGAACAACTTGTTACGAAAGATACAATAACAATTCTAAAGTAAGAATCAGTTATGTGACTAAAATCCTGAATTAGAccttttagttaaatattttattaaatacaatGCTTTACCTTATCGTTTGTTGTTCTTAAATTCATGGGACAAGAATTATTtg
This portion of the Vigna unguiculata cultivar IT97K-499-35 chromosome 6, ASM411807v1, whole genome shotgun sequence genome encodes:
- the LOC114189260 gene encoding zinc finger protein CONSTANS-LIKE 9-like: MGYICDFCGEQRSMVYCRSDAACLCLSCDRSVHSANALSRRHSRTLLCERCNSQAAFVRCVEEKISVCQNCDWLGDGVSTSWTHKRQGISCYSGCPSAAELSSIWSFVLDIPSIRECTTCEQELGLMSINENSESVGVATNEKCPALCCEDFDMDEVDLNIEKYEELFGSEELFENGGIDSLFGTKDMSAEVNACSNAASADSILSTKTEPIVCFSGITGDYQDCGASSSMVLMGEHPCPDNSLHSANRTNAVLRYKEKKKARKFDKQVRYASRKARADVRRRVKGRFVKADYDPLTTTRSC